In the Malania oleifera isolate guangnan ecotype guangnan chromosome 1, ASM2987363v1, whole genome shotgun sequence genome, one interval contains:
- the LOC131159450 gene encoding thaumatin-like protein 1b: MHCLPPALLSLILLTICSGAVSTTFTIVNKCNHPVWPGLLSGAGTPQLPTTGFLLQAGESKTIPVPPHWSGNMWGRTLCATDSAGKFSCTTADCGSGTLECAGRGPKPPASLVEFTLDGAGGLDFFDVSLVDGFNLPVLITPHGGTGVNCTATGCEENLNEGCPSELRAAEPDGQSVGCRSACDAFGGEQYCCSGAFNSPQICKPTKYSLYFKSACPSAYSYAYDDATSTFTCSDADYVIAFCPSPHGSEKSGQSPNMAPLSGESFASSNS, from the exons ATGCATTGTCTTCCTCCCGCTCTCCTCTCTCTTATTCTCCTCACCATTTGCTcgg GCGCAGTTTCGACGACTTTCACCATTGTCAACAAGTGCAACCACCCTGTATGGCCAGGTTTACTTTCCGGCGCCGGCACGCCGCAGCTCCCGACCACCGGCTTCCTCCTCCAAGCCGGCGAGTCCAAGACCATTCCCGTCCCGCCCCACTGGTCCGGCAACATGTGGGGCCGCACCCTCTGCGCCACCGACTCCGCTGGTAAGTTCTCCTGCACCACCGCTGACTGTGGCTCCGGCACCCTCGAGTGCGCCGGCCGGGGCCCCAAGCCCCCGGCCTCCCTCGTCGAGTTCACTCTTGATGGCGCCGGCGGCCTGGACTTCTTCGACGTCAGCCTCGTCGACGGCTTCAACCTCCCGGTGCTGATCACCCCCCACGGCGGCACGGGCGTCAACTGCACGGCAACAGGGTGCGAGGAAAACCTGAACGAGGGCTGCCCGTCGGAGCTCCGGGCCGCTGAGCCGGATGGGCAGAGCGTGGGGTGCAGGAGCGCGTGCGACGCGTTCGGAGGAGAACAGTACTGCTGCAGCGGCGCGTTCAACTCCCCGCAGATTTGCAAGCCCACGAAGTACTCGCTGTACTTCAAGAGCGCCTGCCCAAGCGCGTACAGTTACGCGTACGATGACGCGACCAGCACTTTCACTTGTTCCGACGCCGATTACGTCATCGCCTTCTGCCCTTCTCCGCATGGGAG TGAAAAATCAGGACAGAGTCCCAATATGGCACCGTTATCTGGTGAATCATTTGCAagttcaaattcataa